Proteins co-encoded in one Nonlabens agnitus genomic window:
- a CDS encoding GLPGLI family protein gives MKNIILFVALIAVTSWSTAQDIYGEATYFSKASIDKSFLEGNRDISPEQRKRIEENLKKASEKTFILKFNRSESLWTEEVALATPGQSGGWGNFMGSSMGGDKYKDMTSNTFTEQRDMMGKTFLIKDDLPQLDWQITGETRQIGNYTAIKATAVKKNDALDMSAFRRRRDDNKKKEEDGETKLTDMIEKDENTTVTAWFTPQIPVQHGPAEYGGLPGLILELNANNTTMLCTKIVLNPEDRSDIEPATKGEEIKLEAYNATFQQKMEEMSQRFRGRSRGRN, from the coding sequence ATGAAAAACATCATACTTTTTGTCGCTTTGATAGCCGTGACTTCTTGGTCTACTGCTCAAGATATCTATGGCGAGGCGACATACTTCTCAAAAGCTTCCATAGACAAAAGCTTTCTCGAAGGCAATAGAGACATAAGTCCAGAGCAGCGCAAACGCATCGAGGAAAACCTCAAAAAGGCAAGTGAGAAAACGTTCATCCTAAAATTCAATAGAAGTGAATCCTTGTGGACAGAAGAAGTGGCTCTTGCAACACCAGGTCAAAGTGGCGGATGGGGAAATTTCATGGGAAGTTCCATGGGTGGTGATAAGTACAAGGACATGACATCCAACACGTTCACAGAGCAGCGTGATATGATGGGTAAGACTTTTTTGATTAAGGATGACTTGCCGCAGTTGGACTGGCAAATTACTGGAGAGACACGCCAGATAGGAAACTATACTGCCATTAAGGCCACTGCTGTAAAGAAAAACGACGCCTTGGACATGAGCGCCTTTAGAAGAAGACGTGACGATAACAAGAAGAAGGAAGAAGATGGCGAGACTAAACTTACAGACATGATTGAAAAGGATGAGAACACCACGGTAACGGCGTGGTTCACACCTCAAATTCCAGTACAGCATGGTCCAGCAGAGTATGGTGGACTTCCTGGACTTATTCTCGAGCTAAATGCGAATAACACAACAATGCTTTGTACAAAAATTGTTTTGAACCCAGAAGATCGCAGCGATATTGAGCCGGCGACTAAAGGTGAAGAAATCAAACTGGAGGCATATAACGCCACTTTCCAGCAAAAAATGGAAGAGATGTCGCAGCGTTTTCGTGGTAGAAGTCGCGGTAGAAACTAA
- a CDS encoding GLPGLI family protein codes for MKNFKWTALIVVCIAFAKANTLQAQENFKAIAHYIVQTKIDLKDDEDKEKEAKDEAEDARTSEIMAKLREAMAKGNQQEYVMEITPTESSYNKVVELAKPKKAGEISVSFTVNNGSTSSVYKDLKEQKYYKEDEIMGKEFLIVDDIPSYAWQPVNETKKIGNYTCYKATYTPVLTEEEKKEQEEKMEKASQGSLLAMIPEQDRTITAWYTPEIPISNGPGEYQGLPGLILEVQEANTVLLCTKIEINPEKDLDMKKPKSGKKINQKDFDELREKKMQERMERNGNKGFIITRTTSN; via the coding sequence ATGAAGAATTTTAAATGGACCGCGTTGATTGTTGTTTGTATCGCTTTCGCGAAAGCGAATACATTACAAGCCCAAGAAAACTTCAAGGCCATCGCACATTACATCGTTCAAACTAAAATTGACCTTAAGGACGATGAGGATAAGGAAAAGGAGGCAAAGGATGAAGCCGAAGACGCCAGAACCTCTGAAATCATGGCTAAGTTAAGAGAGGCTATGGCTAAGGGTAACCAGCAGGAATATGTAATGGAAATCACCCCAACTGAATCTTCTTATAATAAGGTTGTAGAACTTGCCAAACCTAAAAAAGCTGGTGAAATAAGCGTGAGCTTTACCGTCAACAATGGATCCACGAGCAGTGTTTACAAAGACTTAAAAGAGCAAAAGTATTATAAGGAAGATGAGATCATGGGGAAAGAGTTCCTGATCGTTGATGATATACCATCGTATGCATGGCAACCTGTCAATGAAACTAAAAAAATAGGAAACTATACCTGCTACAAAGCCACCTACACACCTGTCCTTACCGAAGAAGAAAAAAAGGAACAGGAAGAAAAGATGGAAAAGGCCTCGCAAGGTAGTTTGCTGGCCATGATTCCTGAGCAAGACAGAACGATCACGGCATGGTACACTCCAGAAATCCCTATAAGCAACGGTCCAGGAGAATATCAAGGGCTTCCCGGATTAATTCTCGAGGTACAAGAAGCTAATACGGTATTGCTATGTACCAAAATTGAGATCAATCCAGAAAAAGATCTTGATATGAAAAAACCTAAATCTGGTAAGAAAATCAATCAAAAGGATTTTGACGAGTTAAGGGAAAAGAAAATGCAAGAACGCATGGAGCGAAATGGAAATAAAGGCTTCATTATCACTAGAACCACTAGCAACTAG
- a CDS encoding sensor histidine kinase, with product MNHHKYRFLLVLISAVILITLGIQSYWVFKNYKESERQLERDIRTSFDLSVEDYYTTSAKRNTLSFFNEANEKWSESEFDSLLGNITTFAKKAKSSKKNNVKIDSIIPSQKGNDWLSKTPAENNIKAITVFKGLDADTAVYKKNEDLNLTRFFKSKSNGDSTSNAKVTNMSFTDDSEGLLSGQLKEVSDKIIFSFTTNVLDLESLDSLMSESLEKNNIDIEYGFKYNDGEDDFEVGNIAGSQVMDSKSPQLYKNTNLKLIYQGQEATLFKRNLVSILLSFILVCGIILCLFYLLFIIRKQKQLSLIKNDLISNITHEFKTPIATASAALEGVQNFTVSGDTEKSNRYLNVGREQLGKLNLMVEKLLETAMIDNERLALQKTRFDLKMLLKESVKRFQSQTQKNIQFESDMTQIDFYGDEFHMENAINNLMDNAIKYGGNNITATISKKGQSLIIKIIDDGTQLNNRNAKNLFEKFYRVTDGNKHHTKGHGIGLFYTKAIIEKHNGTINLTLKPTTFTIELPHE from the coding sequence ATGAATCATCATAAATATAGATTTTTATTAGTGCTGATAAGCGCCGTGATCCTAATAACTCTAGGTATCCAATCCTACTGGGTATTCAAAAATTATAAGGAAAGTGAGCGCCAACTAGAACGTGATATTAGAACGTCATTTGATTTGAGTGTTGAGGATTACTACACTACCAGCGCTAAAAGAAATACCCTTAGTTTTTTTAACGAGGCCAATGAAAAATGGAGTGAAAGTGAGTTTGACTCGCTGCTAGGCAACATTACCACTTTTGCAAAAAAGGCGAAGTCTTCAAAAAAGAACAATGTGAAAATTGACAGTATCATTCCCTCGCAAAAAGGTAATGACTGGCTGTCAAAAACTCCTGCTGAAAATAATATAAAGGCGATTACCGTATTCAAAGGTCTTGATGCAGATACTGCGGTCTACAAAAAGAATGAGGATCTAAATTTGACTAGGTTCTTTAAGTCAAAATCCAATGGTGACTCGACCTCAAACGCTAAGGTCACCAACATGAGTTTTACAGACGACTCTGAAGGCCTACTTTCTGGGCAATTAAAAGAGGTGTCTGACAAGATCATATTTTCATTCACCACTAATGTATTAGATCTTGAATCGCTGGACTCCTTGATGAGCGAGTCGCTCGAAAAAAATAATATCGACATTGAGTATGGTTTTAAATACAATGATGGTGAAGATGATTTTGAGGTAGGAAATATTGCAGGCTCACAGGTCATGGACAGCAAGAGCCCACAACTATATAAGAATACCAATCTCAAATTGATATATCAAGGACAAGAGGCTACTCTATTCAAGCGCAACCTGGTGAGTATTTTGCTTTCCTTCATTTTGGTTTGTGGGATCATACTCTGCCTATTTTACCTATTATTCATCATTAGGAAACAAAAGCAATTAAGCCTGATCAAAAACGACTTGATATCCAACATTACTCATGAGTTTAAAACGCCTATTGCCACAGCGAGCGCTGCCCTAGAAGGCGTACAGAATTTTACAGTCTCTGGAGATACAGAAAAATCCAACCGATACCTGAACGTTGGGCGCGAGCAACTAGGGAAACTTAATCTTATGGTGGAAAAGCTCCTAGAAACTGCTATGATTGACAACGAGCGACTGGCCCTTCAAAAAACGAGATTTGACCTTAAGATGTTATTGAAAGAGTCTGTCAAGCGTTTCCAGTCGCAAACTCAAAAGAATATCCAATTTGAAAGCGACATGACCCAAATAGATTTTTACGGAGACGAGTTCCATATGGAGAATGCCATCAACAACTTAATGGACAACGCCATTAAATACGGTGGAAATAACATTACCGCCACCATATCTAAGAAAGGGCAATCCCTTATCATAAAAATCATTGATGATGGCACACAACTCAACAACAGAAATGCGAAGAATCTTTTTGAAAAATTCTACCGCGTGACAGATGGCAATAAACATCATACTAAAGGTCATGGCATAGGTCTCTTTTACACTAAAGCCATCATAGAGAAACACAACGGAACCATAAATCTAACCCTCAAGCCTACTACTTTCACCATAGAATTACCGCATGAATAG